The Chitinophagaceae bacterium sequence TTTATTTCTTATCCTCTTTTGGGACAATGGTATTAAAAAGCGTTTTTCTGTTTTTAAAAATATTCCCAGCTCTTTAGTAGTAGTAATAGCAGGTATTATTATGAACCAAATCGCTCTCTTATATTTTTCAGATATGGGATTGAAAGAAAAACATCTTGTACAATTTCCCATTATGGAAAGAACTTCAGACTTTTTACAATTATTATCATATCCAGATTTTTCTCAGATCTATAACATTAAAGTATATGAGGTTGCTTTTCTTATCGCATTTGTAGCAAGTATAGAAAGTTTACTTTCTTTAGAAGCAAGTGAAAAAATAGATCCTTTGAAACGTATATCTAGTTCTCATCAAGAATTAAAAGCACAAGGAATTGGAAATATTACATCTGGTCTTTTAGGAGGATTGCCTATAACTTCTGTTATTGTTCGTACTTCAGCGAATGTCATTGCAGGTTCTCGATCTAAATTATCTACTATATTTCATGGAATACTTATTTTATTATCTTTATTCTTCTTTGGAAAGATATTAAATTTCATACCTTTTGCGTCTTTAGTGGGTATTTTAATAATTATAGGTTATAAGCTTACCAATATTTCTCTTTATAAAGAGATGTATAAAAAAGGATGGGATCAATTTATACCATTTATAGTTACGCTTATATCTATTTTGTTAAGTAATATAATAATAGGTATCAGTATTGGTTTTATAGTAGGTATATTTTTTGTTATAAAATCAAATTATTACAAGAGCATAATATTTACAGAAGATAAAAATAAGAAACATTACCTCATACAATTTCGCCATAATGTTTCTTTTTTAAATAAATCTATTATTACAGAATCTTTTCAAAAAATAAAATACGGAGGATATGTAATAATAGATGCATCAAAAGTATATCATATGGATGAAGACATAGCAGAAATAATTCGCGATTTTGTAACTACAGGTCATGAAAAAAGAATAGTAATAGAGATAAAACAAACTCATACAAATAGATACATATTAGAAAAATATAAAATTATTTAAACTTGCAATAAAAAAATGAAAGCATATCAAAAATTACTATTACAAAATCAGGCATGGGCAAAACAAAAATCAGAAGACAATCCAGATTTTTTTGAAAAATCTTCTATTTCCCAAACCCCTCAGTTTTTATGGATTGGATGCTCTGATTCAAGGGTTCCTGCTAATGAAATTACAGATTCCGAACCTGGACAGATATTTGTTCATAGAAATATAGCAAATATGGTGGTTCACACAGATTTAAATCTACTAAGTGTTTTGCAATATGCAGTAGAATTTTTAAAAGTATCTGATATTATTGTTTGTGGTCACTATGGTTGTGGTGGAATAAAAGCAGCCATGTCTCGTCAACACTTAGGACTTATAAATAAATGGATAAGAAACATAAAAGAAGTGTATAAGATACACCAGAATGAGATAGATGTTTTACAAACAGAGGAACTTAGATTGAATAGAGTCACAGAATTGAACGTCATCGAACAGGCAATGAATTTAGCTAAAACAGGTATTATCCAAAGGTATTGGAAGCAAGAGAAGCGACCTATTATACACGGTTGGGTTTATGGGCTTCATGACGGAATTATTCATGAACTCGTAAATATATCGTGGGATAATAATCTGTTAGACCCTATATTCACATTTGACATCCCCTAAAATAAATAATAGAGTACATTGAAAACAATAGTATATAGTACCAACAGTTATAGATGATACTATAGAATATGAGAGAACCAATAACTATCTATAGAAAGATAAAAAATTGAGTATCATTATGATAAAGAATTTTTTGTTTTTTTTTTCTTTGGATTGGTATCTTCTGTATTTAGAACGTTTATATCTTTTTCGTTTGAAAGCTTTGTATCTGCTTTTTGCTCTGTTTGGATAAAAGATTGGTAAGCAGTCGGTTTCTCAAAAGGTCTCGGTCCTATTAATCGTTCTAAATCGTTTTGAAACAGTATCTCTTTTTGTAATAGTTCTTGTGCAATTATTTCCAACTTATCTTTATGAAGTATCAATAGACTTTTGGAACGCTCATAGACATCAGCTATTATTTTTCTTACCTCCGCATCTATAGTTTCCGCTGTAGATTCTGAATATGGTTTGTTAAATAAAGGTTCTGATTGTTTTGAGTCATAGAATGATACATTTCCAATTTTATCATTCATACCATATATAGTCACTATTCCGTATGCCATTTTAGTTACTCTTTCGAGGTCGCTCAGTGCTCCTGTAGATATTTTTTGGAATATAATTTCTTCAGATGCTCTTCCTCCCATCGCCATTACCATTTCATCTATCATTTGATCTGTTTGATAGAGAAATTGTTCTTTGGGAAGATATTGAGCATATCCTAATGCGGCTACTCCTCTCGGTACTATACTTACTTTTACCAATGGATCTACGTGTTCTAAAAACCAACCCGTAACCGCATGTCCTGCTTCATGATAAGCAACTATTTTTTTTTCTTCGGGGGAAATTATTTTATTTTTTTTCTCCAATCCACCTATTATTCTATCAATAGCATCAAAAAAATCCTGCATTTCTACTGCTTTTTTATTTCTTCTCGCTGCTATTAGAGACGCTTCATTACATATATTAGCAAGGTCGGCACCTGCAAAACCAGGTGTCTGTGCAGCTAAATTTTTTACACTTATATTGTCAGATAATTTTAAACTCTTGAGATGGACTTTTAGAATAGCTTCTCGTCCTACTAAATCGGGTTTGTCTATACTAATCTGTCTATCAAAACGTCCTGGTCTTAAAAGTGCTGAATCTAATACATCGGGTCTATTTGTAGCAGCTAGAATAATAATCCCAGCATTATTTCCAAAACCATCCATCTCTACTAAGAGAGAATTGAGGGTATTCTCTCTTTCGTCATTGCTTCCACCTGCAAAATGATTGCGACCTCTGGTTCTTCCTATTGCATCTATTTCATCTATAAAAATAATACAAGGTGCTTTTTCTTTTGCCTGTTTAAATAAATCTCTTACTCTTGAAGATCCTACTCCTACAAACATTTCCACAAAATCTGAACCCGAAAGTGAGAAAAAAGGAACATTCGCTTCCCCTGCAACTGCTTTCGCTAAAAGTGTCTTCCCCGTACCAGGAGGTCCTATTAATAAAGCTCCTTTAGGAATCTTTCCTCCCAAGTTGGTATATTTATCAGGAGATTTTAGAAAATCTACAATCTCTTTTACTTCTTCTTTTGCTTCTTCTAAACCAGCTACATCCTCAAATGTAATTTTTACTTTATTATTCCCATCAAAGAGAGATGCTTTTGATTTTCCTATACTAAAAAGTTGACCACCAGGTCCTCCCATACTTGTCATCTTTTTTATCATATACCAAAAACCAAATATTAACAGAATAATAAAACCGTAGTTAAAAAATATCTCTACACTATTCGCTCTTTCTTCTATTTTATAAGGTACTTCTAAATGATCGGGGATTTGTTCTTCTATTTTTTTTAACTGATCTAAAAACTTATCTAAAGAAGATATT is a genomic window containing:
- a CDS encoding carbonic anhydrase, whose amino-acid sequence is MKAYQKLLLQNQAWAKQKSEDNPDFFEKSSISQTPQFLWIGCSDSRVPANEITDSEPGQIFVHRNIANMVVHTDLNLLSVLQYAVEFLKVSDIIVCGHYGCGGIKAAMSRQHLGLINKWIRNIKEVYKIHQNEIDVLQTEELRLNRVTELNVIEQAMNLAKTGIIQRYWKQEKRPIIHGWVYGLHDGIIHELVNISWDNNLLDPIFTFDIP
- the ftsH gene encoding ATP-dependent zinc metalloprotease FtsH, with the protein product MKIDIMKSTKKKIEKIDQEIIKNKNKIKDPTKDKKGEDKKINYQMWIIIGSTVLLMIVTYLGNNKATITITQKRFGEMYQENHIQELILIKNEDVVEVVLKEEALEIPTYKKELSDNFNGFGKKGPHYKFKISSLDKFLDQLKKIEEQIPDHLEVPYKIEERANSVEIFFNYGFIILLIFGFWYMIKKMTSMGGPGGQLFSIGKSKASLFDGNNKVKITFEDVAGLEEAKEEVKEIVDFLKSPDKYTNLGGKIPKGALLIGPPGTGKTLLAKAVAGEANVPFFSLSGSDFVEMFVGVGSSRVRDLFKQAKEKAPCIIFIDEIDAIGRTRGRNHFAGGSNDERENTLNSLLVEMDGFGNNAGIIILAATNRPDVLDSALLRPGRFDRQISIDKPDLVGREAILKVHLKSLKLSDNISVKNLAAQTPGFAGADLANICNEASLIAARRNKKAVEMQDFFDAIDRIIGGLEKKNKIISPEEKKIVAYHEAGHAVTGWFLEHVDPLVKVSIVPRGVAALGYAQYLPKEQFLYQTDQMIDEMVMAMGGRASEEIIFQKISTGALSDLERVTKMAYGIVTIYGMNDKIGNVSFYDSKQSEPLFNKPYSESTAETIDAEVRKIIADVYERSKSLLILHKDKLEIIAQELLQKEILFQNDLERLIGPRPFEKPTAYQSFIQTEQKADTKLSNEKDINVLNTEDTNPKKKKTKNSLS
- a CDS encoding SulP family inorganic anion transporter, with amino-acid sequence MTLKRKCRRFLVFLKINFKYDFPASIVVFLVAVPLCLGISLASGTEIRTGLIAGIVGGIIVGYFSGSHVSVSGPAAGLVVVVSQGIHILDGSFTGFLLATVIAGILQFYFGYIKAGVISQFFPSSVIKGFLASIGVILILKQIPHAFGYDIDPEGDESFSQIDGKNTFTELLEITNNIEPTAVFISILSLFLILFWDNGIKKRFSVFKNIPSSLVVVIAGIIMNQIALLYFSDMGLKEKHLVQFPIMERTSDFLQLLSYPDFSQIYNIKVYEVAFLIAFVASIESLLSLEASEKIDPLKRISSSHQELKAQGIGNITSGLLGGLPITSVIVRTSANVIAGSRSKLSTIFHGILILLSLFFFGKILNFIPFASLVGILIIIGYKLTNISLYKEMYKKGWDQFIPFIVTLISILLSNIIIGISIGFIVGIFFVIKSNYYKSIIFTEDKNKKHYLIQFRHNVSFLNKSIITESFQKIKYGGYVIIDASKVYHMDEDIAEIIRDFVTTGHEKRIVIEIKQTHTNRYILEKYKII